One Salmo salar chromosome ssa01, Ssal_v3.1, whole genome shotgun sequence DNA window includes the following coding sequences:
- the LOC123726751 gene encoding structural maintenance of chromosomes protein 6: MCFCILLCFRGVNHPDYPSVLDSLSIANPVITNCLFDMRGRESILIIKEKDAARKVMQQGRPPRNCREAFTVEGDQVYRNRYYTPDFGMAKYLRGDLETEIHILESELKNYKAQLSRFHLHLGSVTEDIQRIEAKLHNTIMTLKKTLATVNQVKASVMMSRVGGGTSRTSASWSGPATTGLRRDTWNEGLIR, from the exons atgtgtttttgtattctGTTGTGTTTCAGGGGAGTCAATCATCCTGACTACCCCTCGGTGCTGGACTCTCTAAGCATAGCCAACCCAGTCATTACCAACTGTCTCTTTGACATGAGGGGTAGAGAATCCATTCTCATCATCAAA GAGAAGGATGCAGCCAGGAAGGTGATGCAACAAGGCCGACCACCGAGGAACTGCCGTGAGGCCTTTACTGTCGAAGGAGATCAGGTTTACCGCAACCGATACTACACCCCAGACTTCGGCATGGCCAAATATCTCAGGGGAGATCTGGAGACAGAAATTCA CATATTGGAGTCAGAGCTGAAGAACTACAAGGCCCAGCTCTCCCGGTTTCATCTTCACCTGGGCTCAGTCACTGAGGACATCCAGCGCATCGAGGCCAAACTACACAACACCATCATGACTCTGAAAAAGACTCTG GCCACAGTGAATCAGGTCAAGGCCAGTGTGATGATGTCCAGAgtgggcggagggacctcccgcacctcagcttcctggagtggaccagccaccaccggactgaggagagacacatggaacgagggattaatacggtaa
- the LOC106603291 gene encoding sodium-dependent multivitamin transporter isoform X2, with product MGVCVYTPALALNAVTGFDLWGAVLATGLVCTLYTTLGGLKAVIWTDVFQTIVMFAGQLAVIVVGVQQTGGLAEVWRKVWEGNRISGIDLNPDPTERYTFWTLGVGGVFLMLSLYGVNQAQVQRYLSSKTEREAIMSCYMVFPSLQVALALSCVMGLVMFARYCGEDQFHKIGNLSKNEMVLYFVMDMLQDLPGLSGLFIACLFSAALSTISSAFNSLATVTLEDLIKPHCSSMTEARATLLSKGLACSYGLICLAMAYLTHLMSDSVLQAVFKIFGMVGGPLLGIFCLGMFFPWANSTGALAGLGSGLAMAFWVGIGSIVTRTSGGPAAVSHFNCTAVQLSGNITTAIGTALNITAVPTSTSSQPMGLQRFYSLSFMWYSALSSFTVVITGLIVSFLTGPMKEEDVTPGTLYPLLGNMLFFVPDNLKQNLCCATPLGHRPIIQECPPAQHKESNVQAVYTEEEEEERQYFLPTPVMEHETTV from the exons CAGTGATCTGGACAGATGTCTTCCAGACCATAGTGATGTTTGCTGGCCAGCTGGCGGTCATCGTGGTGGGGGTCCAGCAGACTGGAGGGTTAGCAGAGGTCTGGAGGAAGGTCTGGGAGGGGAACCGTATCTCTGGCATAGA CCTGAATCCTGACCCTACGGAGAGGTACACATTCTGGACCCTGGGGGTGGGAGGGGTTTTCCTGATGCTGTCTCTGTATGGGGTGAACCAGGCCCAGGTCCAGAGATACCTCAGCTCCAAGACCGAGAGGGAAGCCATCAT GTCTTGCTACATGGTGTTTCCCTCTCTACAGGTAGCTCTTGCTCTGAGCTGTGTCATGGGGCTGGTCATGTTCGCGCGTTACTGTGGGGAGGACCAATTTCACAAAATAGGCAACTTATCAAAAAATGAG ATGGTGTTATACTTTGTTATGGACATGCTGCAGGATCTACCTGGTCTGTCTGGACTGTTTATAGCTTGCTTATTTAGTGCAGCTCTCAG CACCATCTCGTCAGCCTTTAACTCTCTGGCCACAGTGACCTTGGAAGACCTGATCAAACCACACTGCTCATCCATGACAGAGGCCAGGGCCACCCTGCTCTCCAAGGGACTGG CATGTTCATATGGACTGATTTGCCTGGCTATGGCCTATTTAACCCACTTGATGAGTGATTCCGTTTTGCAA GCTGTTTTCAAAATCTTTGGAATGGTTGGTGGTCCTCTTCTTGGCATCTTCTGTCTCGGGATGTTCTTTCCTTGGGCTAACTCTACT GGTGCCCTGGCGGGTTTGGGGTCAGGCCTGGCGATGGCCTTCTGGGTGGGCATCGGGAGCATCGTAACCCGTACCTCTGGTGGTCCTGCTGCTGTGTCTCATTTCAACTGCACTGCTGTACAACTCTCAGGAAACATCACCACAGCCATAGGGACTGCACTCAATATTACTGCTGTGCCTACTAGTACATCCAG CCAACCAATGGGTCTGCAGAGATTCTACTCCTTATCCTTCATGTGGTACAGTGCTCTCAGCTCTTTCACTGTGGTGATCACAGGGTTGATCGTTAGCTTTCTCACAG GACcaatgaaagaggaggatgtgaCCCCAGGCACTCTGTATCCTCTGTTGGGCAACATGCTGTTCTTCGTACCAGATAACCTCAAACAAAATCTGTGCTGCGCCACCCCACTGGGGCACAGG CCAATCATCCAGGAATGTCCACCTGCACAACACAAGGAAAGTAATGTTCAGGCCGTCTacacagaagaagaagaggaggagaggcaatACTTTCTTCCCACACCTGTTATGGAACATGAGACAACTGTGTGA